One window of Saccharicrinis carchari genomic DNA carries:
- the atpA gene encoding F0F1 ATP synthase subunit alpha — protein sequence MENIRPAEVSELLKKQIQGFTAESNLQEVGTVLQVGDGIARIYGLNNVRANELVEFESCKGIVLNLEQDNVGVVLLGQTDDIKEGDIVKRTGTIASVKVGEGMLGRVIDTNGHPIDGKGSIDGELFEFPLERKAPGVIFRQPVQEPLQTGIKSIDSMIPIGRGQRELIIGDRQTGKTAIAIDTIINQRQNFEKGKPVYCIYVAVGQKSSTVAQIVNTLQKHGAMEYTTVVAASAAYPAAMQFYAPFTGTALGEYFRDTGRAALIIYDDLSKQAVSYREVSLLLRRPPGREAYPGDVFYLHSRLLERSAKIIESDEIAAQMNDLPDCIRGKVKGGGSLTALPIIETQAGDVSAYIPTNVISITDGQIFLEGNLFNAGVRPAINVGISVSRVGGNAQIKPMKKVAGTLKLDQAQYRELEAFAKFGSDLDAATKAVLDKGRKNVELLKQAQYSPVEVAHQVALIYCGTQGLLADVALDKIKEFEQSYLDDLEMRHKDVINALGEGIFTDKETDVLQKVAADVARRFKPQNE from the coding sequence ATGGAAAATATAAGACCCGCCGAGGTTTCGGAACTATTAAAAAAACAAATACAAGGTTTTACCGCAGAAAGCAACCTGCAAGAAGTAGGTACCGTTCTTCAGGTAGGCGACGGTATTGCACGTATATACGGTCTTAACAACGTAAGGGCCAATGAACTGGTGGAATTTGAGTCCTGTAAGGGAATTGTACTTAATCTGGAACAGGATAACGTGGGAGTGGTTTTGTTGGGACAAACCGACGATATTAAAGAAGGCGACATAGTAAAGCGTACCGGCACCATCGCCTCCGTAAAAGTAGGTGAGGGCATGTTGGGTCGTGTTATCGATACGAACGGCCATCCCATCGACGGTAAAGGAAGTATCGACGGAGAGCTATTCGAATTTCCGCTCGAACGTAAAGCTCCGGGTGTAATATTCCGCCAGCCCGTGCAGGAACCCCTGCAAACCGGTATCAAATCAATCGACTCCATGATTCCTATTGGCAGAGGACAACGAGAGTTAATCATAGGCGACCGCCAAACCGGAAAAACGGCCATTGCTATTGATACGATTATCAACCAGCGTCAGAATTTTGAAAAAGGAAAGCCGGTTTATTGTATTTATGTTGCTGTAGGACAAAAGAGCTCTACCGTGGCTCAAATTGTAAACACGCTCCAAAAACATGGTGCAATGGAATACACCACCGTGGTGGCAGCAAGTGCCGCCTATCCGGCAGCTATGCAATTCTATGCGCCGTTTACGGGTACTGCCCTGGGTGAGTATTTCAGAGATACCGGGCGGGCTGCACTAATTATATACGACGACCTCTCAAAGCAAGCGGTGTCGTATCGCGAAGTGTCGCTGTTATTACGTCGTCCACCGGGTCGTGAAGCTTATCCGGGTGATGTTTTTTATCTGCATTCGCGTTTGTTGGAGCGATCGGCAAAAATTATCGAGTCGGATGAAATCGCAGCACAAATGAACGATCTGCCGGACTGCATCCGCGGGAAAGTAAAAGGAGGAGGATCCCTTACCGCTCTGCCTATTATCGAAACGCAAGCCGGCGATGTTTCGGCTTATATACCTACCAACGTTATTTCTATCACCGATGGACAAATATTTTTGGAAGGGAATCTGTTTAATGCGGGTGTGCGACCGGCTATTAATGTGGGTATATCGGTATCGCGTGTAGGGGGTAATGCCCAAATAAAACCCATGAAAAAGGTGGCAGGAACTTTAAAACTGGATCAGGCGCAATACCGCGAGTTGGAAGCATTCGCGAAGTTCGGCTCTGATTTGGATGCGGCTACCAAAGCTGTTTTAGACAAGGGACGAAAAAACGTGGAGCTGCTCAAGCAAGCCCAGTACTCACCCGTTGAAGTAGCACATCAGGTAGCACTCATTTATTGCGGCACACAGGGCTTATTGGCGGATGTGGCTTTGGATAAAATTAAAGAATTTGAGCAAAGCTATCTCGACGACCTGGAAATGAGACATAAGGACGTAATTAACGCACTGGGTGAGGGCATTTTTACAGATAAGGAAACCGATGTGCTGCAAAAAGTAGCTGCCGATGTAGCCCGCAGGTTTAAACCCCAAAACGAATAG
- the atpG gene encoding ATP synthase F1 subunit gamma, with amino-acid sequence MANLKDIRSRIESVKTTRQVTSAMKMVSAAKLKKAQNHIVSFRPYADKLNSIVYDLLKTMDEDILIPLAQNQEADRVLIVVITSNRGLCGAFNSHVVKEVNLLVKEKFPSHYKNNFIDFWAIGKQGEKLLKSAGISCAQQFNDIYVQPDFNKVADISHKIIGGFLNKKYDKVLLVYNEFLTPGQQKVNIEQFLPLELPEPDSLHLSEYIYEPGQETIIQELIPKSLTTMFYRTLLDSIAAEHGARMTSMHKATDNASELIGDLKLSYNKARQSAITNEILEIVGGAEALSK; translated from the coding sequence ATGGCCAACTTAAAAGATATACGATCACGCATAGAGTCGGTTAAAACTACCCGTCAGGTAACCAGCGCAATGAAAATGGTGTCGGCAGCCAAATTAAAAAAAGCGCAGAACCATATCGTTAGCTTCAGACCTTACGCCGATAAGTTGAACAGTATTGTTTACGATTTACTGAAAACCATGGATGAGGATATCCTTATCCCACTGGCTCAAAACCAGGAGGCCGACCGTGTACTGATAGTGGTAATTACCAGTAACAGAGGCTTGTGTGGTGCTTTTAATTCGCATGTGGTAAAGGAAGTAAACCTACTGGTAAAAGAAAAATTTCCGTCGCATTATAAAAATAATTTCATCGACTTTTGGGCTATTGGTAAACAGGGCGAAAAGCTGTTGAAAAGCGCGGGTATTAGCTGTGCCCAACAATTTAACGATATATACGTCCAGCCGGATTTTAACAAAGTAGCGGATATATCGCATAAGATAATAGGGGGTTTTTTAAATAAAAAATACGATAAGGTTTTATTGGTTTATAATGAGTTTCTAACCCCGGGACAACAAAAAGTAAATATAGAACAATTCTTGCCTTTAGAATTGCCTGAGCCCGATTCTTTGCATCTTTCAGAATACATTTACGAACCGGGACAGGAAACTATCATCCAGGAACTGATACCCAAATCGTTAACCACCATGTTTTACCGAACCTTATTAGATTCGATAGCTGCCGAACATGGCGCCAGAATGACCTCAATGCATAAAGCTACCGATAATGCAAGCGAACTAATAGGCGATTTAAAGTTAAGCTATAACAAGGCTCGCCAAAGCGCCATTACTAACGAGATATTGGAAATTGTGGGAGGTGCCGAGGCATTATCCAAATAG
- a CDS encoding GMP reductase, translating to MRIENDIKLGFKDVMFRPKRSTLKSRSQVSLERTFKFLHSTATWSGIPIMAANMDTVGTFEMALALSEKGLFTTIHKHYSVAQWNTFLKEAPQGIEDYIAVSTGTGSDDLQSVISIMEAHKQLKFICIDVANGYSQHFVSFVKNTRKQFPDKIIIAGNVVTGEMVEELLLGGADIVKVGIGPGSVCTTRVKTGVGYPQLSAIIECADAAHGLGGLIISDGGCSVPGDVAKAFGAGADFVMLGGMLAGHDQSGGETIMKHGKQYKQFYGMSSITAMEKHVGGVAEYRSSEGKSVDVPYRGSVHNTINDILGGVRSTCTYVGAQKLKELSKRTTFIRVAEQENRVYNE from the coding sequence ATGAGAATAGAAAATGATATTAAATTAGGTTTTAAGGACGTTATGTTTCGTCCTAAACGTTCCACCTTAAAAAGTAGATCGCAGGTGAGCCTGGAACGTACGTTTAAGTTTTTGCACAGCACCGCCACATGGAGTGGTATACCCATTATGGCTGCCAATATGGATACAGTAGGTACTTTTGAAATGGCTCTGGCACTGAGCGAAAAGGGTTTGTTTACCACCATTCATAAGCATTATTCGGTAGCGCAGTGGAATACTTTTTTAAAAGAAGCTCCTCAAGGTATCGAGGATTATATTGCGGTCAGCACGGGTACCGGAAGTGACGACTTGCAAAGCGTTATTTCTATTATGGAAGCCCATAAGCAATTGAAGTTTATTTGTATTGACGTGGCCAACGGATATTCACAACATTTTGTGAGTTTTGTAAAAAATACACGGAAGCAATTCCCCGATAAAATTATTATCGCGGGCAATGTTGTTACAGGCGAAATGGTGGAGGAACTGTTGTTGGGTGGTGCCGACATTGTGAAGGTAGGCATTGGTCCCGGCTCTGTATGCACAACACGGGTAAAAACCGGTGTGGGATATCCTCAGTTGTCGGCTATTATCGAGTGTGCCGATGCCGCTCACGGTTTGGGCGGACTGATAATAAGCGATGGTGGGTGCTCGGTCCCCGGCGATGTGGCCAAGGCTTTTGGAGCAGGTGCCGATTTTGTTATGCTGGGCGGTATGCTGGCCGGACACGACCAAAGTGGTGGCGAAACCATTATGAAACATGGAAAGCAATACAAACAGTTTTATGGCATGAGCTCGATAACTGCTATGGAGAAGCACGTGGGAGGAGTGGCCGAATATAGATCCAGTGAGGGTAAATCAGTTGATGTGCCCTATCGCGGCTCGGTGCATAACACCATAAACGATATACTGGGCGGTGTGAGGAGTACCTGTACTTATGTTGGTGCGCAGAAATTAAAGGAACTCTCAAAACGAACAACTTTTATCAGGGTTGCCGAACAGGAGAACAGAGTTTACAACGAATAA
- a CDS encoding sensor histidine kinase: MKNITFRRLTILSTLYYFLWTLLFFIANYFSPNIYISLLVSVPVLIAAYSFYTGYFINRFIKYKVKPIYKTIHNVKPSRLAITLKSDKDPFKEVNQEITDWVQGKTQEIHQLREMEKYRKDFLGNVSHELKTPIFNIQGYILTLLDGGINDSNINILYLKRTEKSIDRMISIIEDLESISKLEAGELDINMEDFNLFQLIEDVFDSHEIRADSKEIDLQLNKLGRKQLMVRGDKHRLYQVFSNLVGNSISHGKQGGKTGVNFYDMDNRYLIEIKDNGIGIRPEDIPRIFERFYRVDKSRSREQGGTGLGLAIVKHLIEAHNQSINVTSTYGKGTSFTITLDKAKK; the protein is encoded by the coding sequence ATGAAAAATATTACATTCCGTAGACTGACCATTTTATCCACTTTATATTATTTTTTGTGGACTTTATTGTTTTTTATAGCCAACTACTTTTCGCCTAATATTTATATTTCCTTGTTGGTAAGTGTTCCGGTTTTAATTGCTGCCTACAGTTTTTATACCGGGTATTTTATCAATAGATTTATTAAATACAAGGTTAAACCTATTTATAAAACGATACATAACGTGAAGCCCTCCCGGTTGGCGATTACGCTTAAAAGCGATAAAGATCCTTTTAAAGAGGTTAACCAGGAAATTACCGATTGGGTGCAGGGCAAAACGCAGGAAATTCATCAGCTTAGAGAGATGGAAAAATATCGGAAAGATTTTTTGGGCAACGTGTCGCACGAACTTAAAACACCTATTTTTAATATCCAGGGATACATACTCACGCTTTTAGACGGGGGTATCAACGATAGCAACATTAATATCTTGTATCTTAAGCGTACCGAAAAAAGCATTGATCGTATGATTAGTATCATCGAAGACTTGGAGAGTATATCGAAGTTGGAAGCTGGCGAACTGGATATTAATATGGAGGATTTTAACCTTTTTCAACTTATCGAGGATGTTTTTGATTCGCACGAAATAAGAGCAGACAGCAAAGAAATTGATTTACAACTAAATAAATTGGGCCGCAAACAGTTGATGGTAAGGGGCGATAAGCATCGTTTGTATCAGGTTTTCAGTAATTTGGTGGGTAATTCCATAAGTCATGGAAAACAGGGGGGTAAAACTGGTGTTAACTTTTACGATATGGACAACAGGTATTTAATAGAGATTAAAGACAATGGCATAGGAATAAGGCCGGAGGATATACCCCGTATCTTTGAGCGTTTTTATCGGGTGGATAAAAGCCGCTCGCGCGAGCAGGGGGGGACTGGCCTGGGTTTGGCCATCGTAAAACATTTAATAGAGGCGCATAATCAATCCATTAATGTAACCAGTACCTATGGCAAAGGTACCAGCTTTACTATTACCCTTGACAAGGCAAAAAAATAA
- a CDS encoding response regulator transcription factor, with product MKQIDKNKILLVDDEPDILEFVGYNLKKEGFEVLISHSGHEALEIAKRELPQLIILDVMMPGIDGIETCQEIKKIPELDNTIIAFLTARGEDYSQIAGFEAGADDYISKPIKPKVLVSRIKALLKRYKQEMPVSGEEIPQVITIGDLVIDRERYIIVNRGEELMLPKKEFELLILLTSKPDKVFTRDEIYAGVWGDDIVVGDRTIDVHIRKVREKIGQHHITTIKGVGYKFVK from the coding sequence ATGAAGCAGATAGATAAAAACAAAATTTTATTGGTAGATGATGAGCCCGATATTTTAGAGTTTGTGGGCTATAATCTTAAAAAGGAAGGTTTTGAGGTGTTAATTTCGCACAGCGGACACGAAGCACTTGAAATAGCCAAAAGGGAATTGCCGCAGCTCATTATTCTGGACGTAATGATGCCGGGGATAGACGGAATTGAAACCTGCCAGGAAATAAAAAAAATACCGGAACTAGACAATACCATTATTGCTTTTTTAACAGCAAGAGGCGAAGATTATTCTCAAATAGCCGGGTTTGAAGCGGGTGCCGACGATTATATCTCAAAACCAATTAAGCCCAAGGTGCTTGTATCACGAATTAAAGCGCTGCTAAAAAGATACAAGCAGGAAATGCCGGTATCCGGCGAAGAAATACCGCAGGTAATTACCATTGGAGATTTGGTAATTGACCGCGAGCGATACATCATTGTAAACCGAGGTGAAGAATTGATGTTACCAAAAAAAGAATTCGAGCTGCTGATATTATTAACATCAAAGCCGGATAAAGTTTTTACACGCGACGAAATATACGCAGGTGTATGGGGCGATGATATTGTGGTGGGCGACAGAACCATTGATGTGCATATCCGAAAAGTAAGAGAAAAAATAGGACAGCATCATATAACTACAATAAAAGGGGTGGGATATAAATTTGTTAAATGA
- a CDS encoding SPOR domain-containing protein: MKVKVLVMLVVCALLVGACGNKKEEIKKTAKREVVKPVVVAKDTMPPVPEPKPEPVVVQKPDNKYFLIRASFEKESNAMAYKDELTKEGFDSEVIVRKWGENADFYKVSYKGFADRETAFKELAHEKKQPGYENVWLLIKR; the protein is encoded by the coding sequence ATGAAAGTCAAGGTGTTAGTTATGCTTGTTGTTTGTGCCCTGCTGGTGGGTGCCTGTGGCAATAAAAAAGAGGAAATAAAAAAAACGGCTAAACGTGAGGTGGTTAAGCCGGTGGTTGTAGCTAAGGATACAATGCCACCAGTTCCTGAACCCAAGCCGGAACCGGTTGTGGTTCAGAAACCGGATAATAAATACTTTTTGATTAGAGCCAGTTTTGAAAAGGAATCCAATGCAATGGCCTATAAGGATGAACTAACAAAGGAAGGTTTTGATTCGGAAGTTATTGTAAGAAAGTGGGGCGAAAATGCCGATTTCTACAAAGTTTCGTATAAAGGTTTTGCCGACAGAGAAACCGCATTTAAGGAGCTGGCTCATGAAAAAAAACAGCCCGGATACGAGAATGTGTGGCTTCTAATTAAAAGATAA
- a CDS encoding HAD family hydrolase produces the protein MSNLHNKKNILFDLGNVVIDIDLNITLQRFKELGYEFDGDSSGIFQKSPFFKEFEEGRITSSEFVKSVKLKMPKNVSDNQIVDAWNALLLDYRTDRIETILKLKKTHKVILLSNTNELHIQKCGDKVPLVGSLDKLFDKVYYSHIMKMSKPNPNIFAALLKDADIKADETLFLDDSAANVTTAEQMGIESWLIEYPDQWVPKINALMGW, from the coding sequence ATGAGCAATTTGCACAACAAAAAAAACATCCTATTCGATTTAGGAAATGTAGTAATAGATATAGACCTGAATATCACCCTTCAACGCTTTAAAGAGTTAGGATATGAGTTTGATGGAGATTCTTCGGGTATATTTCAAAAATCACCGTTCTTTAAAGAATTTGAAGAAGGACGGATTACTTCAAGCGAATTTGTGAAGTCAGTAAAATTAAAGATGCCCAAAAATGTAAGCGACAATCAAATAGTGGACGCCTGGAATGCCTTGCTGTTGGATTACAGAACGGATAGAATAGAAACTATTTTAAAACTAAAAAAAACGCACAAAGTAATTTTGCTGAGCAACACGAACGAACTGCACATACAAAAATGTGGCGATAAAGTGCCCTTGGTGGGTTCACTGGATAAATTATTCGATAAGGTTTATTACAGCCACATTATGAAAATGAGCAAGCCCAACCCGAATATATTTGCAGCACTGCTCAAGGATGCAGATATTAAAGCGGATGAAACCTTATTTTTGGATGACTCTGCTGCCAATGTAACCACAGCAGAGCAAATGGGCATTGAATCCTGGTTGATAGAATATCCCGATCAATGGGTACCAAAAATTAATGCCCTTATGGGATGGTAG
- a CDS encoding lysylphosphatidylglycerol synthase transmembrane domain-containing protein, with protein sequence MQDNSGKIIKSIRPSRIILPIIIGIGFSGYMLYREYQPDSFDLLQLSLKTLFWIIVSFLLIAIRDLGYIYRIRLLSNKQLSWRRAFSVIMLWEFTSAITPSAVGGTSVAIFFLNKEGIRVGRSSAIVMVTSFLDELFFIIAFPIVLIFIGRSDIFAFGTKVMEHIPWYKNQFILFALTGYGLKLIYTLILTYGLFINPRGLKFLLLWIFKLPIIRRWRPGANESGSDLINSSNEFKSWSAKKWIKAFCATSISWISRYWIVNTIIIAFFGFSFLSFEDHMLVFGKQLVMWIMMIVSPTPGGSGFAEYVFKEFLAGIVPIGTGVALAFVWRSISYYPYLFIGGILVPRWIRKHFVKR encoded by the coding sequence ATGCAGGACAACTCCGGAAAAATTATAAAAAGCATACGGCCCTCAAGGATTATATTACCTATAATTATTGGGATTGGTTTCTCGGGTTATATGCTTTACCGCGAATACCAACCGGATAGTTTTGACCTGCTGCAGTTATCGTTAAAAACCCTATTTTGGATTATAGTTTCCTTTCTGCTGATTGCAATTCGGGATTTAGGTTACATATATCGCATTCGTTTGTTATCCAACAAGCAGCTTTCCTGGCGAAGGGCTTTTTCCGTAATCATGTTATGGGAATTTACCTCCGCTATTACGCCATCGGCAGTTGGCGGAACCAGTGTGGCTATTTTTTTCCTTAACAAAGAGGGTATCCGCGTTGGACGCAGTTCGGCTATCGTAATGGTAACCTCCTTTCTCGACGAGCTGTTTTTTATAATAGCCTTTCCTATAGTGCTTATTTTTATTGGGCGCAGCGATATTTTTGCTTTTGGCACCAAGGTGATGGAGCACATTCCCTGGTATAAAAATCAGTTTATACTATTTGCCCTTACCGGCTACGGACTAAAGCTTATATACACCCTAATATTAACATACGGTTTATTTATCAATCCACGCGGCCTCAAGTTTTTATTACTATGGATATTCAAGCTCCCGATCATTCGCAGATGGCGTCCGGGTGCAAACGAGTCTGGTTCCGACCTCATCAATAGTTCAAATGAATTTAAAAGTTGGTCTGCAAAAAAGTGGATCAAAGCCTTTTGTGCTACTTCAATAAGTTGGATAAGCCGTTACTGGATAGTAAATACTATTATTATCGCTTTTTTCGGCTTTTCCTTCCTCAGTTTTGAGGATCATATGCTGGTGTTCGGAAAACAATTGGTTATGTGGATTATGATGATAGTGAGCCCTACACCCGGAGGTAGTGGCTTTGCCGAATATGTGTTCAAAGAGTTTCTGGCCGGAATTGTACCCATAGGAACAGGTGTAGCCCTGGCTTTTGTTTGGCGGTCTATCAGTTATTACCCTTATTTATTTATCGGTGGGATTCTTGTTCCGCGCTGGATAAGGAAGCACTTTGTAAAGCGTTAA
- the modA gene encoding molybdate ABC transporter substrate-binding protein, with translation MNYILIAIVLLVPTCSDVRNAKEISENVLKRELIIYCENAMVAPLIKLKDNFELNNNCIVTLNNDCAQNLSSLIRYRQKGDLYLPASSSGFQKLSDQYLNYIVDSVFIGYNNLVIMALKGNPTGFNGTLEDLADKKHALKIANPETCSLGYDTRRMLEGENLYNKVLLNVVSLSTDSRGLVKSLINNEAQLVVNWQSDLYNNEYGKEVEVFRVYGDNHAPSEIYAGILSTSDYPELAKEFLEYATSAEGISVFKSYGFNRRKSLIF, from the coding sequence GTGAATTATATTTTAATAGCAATTGTTTTGTTGGTGCCGACCTGCAGCGATGTCCGGAATGCAAAGGAAATATCGGAAAATGTATTAAAACGGGAGTTGATTATTTATTGTGAGAATGCTATGGTTGCACCTCTGATAAAGCTCAAAGACAATTTTGAGTTAAACAACAACTGTATTGTTACTTTAAATAACGATTGTGCACAAAACCTAAGCAGTTTAATCCGCTACAGACAAAAGGGTGATTTGTATTTACCGGCTTCCAGCTCGGGTTTCCAAAAATTGTCGGATCAATATTTAAACTATATAGTGGATTCTGTATTTATAGGCTATAATAATTTGGTGATAATGGCGTTAAAAGGTAACCCAACCGGTTTTAACGGAACCCTGGAAGATTTAGCAGATAAGAAACATGCTCTTAAAATAGCCAATCCGGAGACATGCTCATTGGGCTATGATACCCGAAGAATGTTGGAGGGTGAAAATTTATATAACAAAGTGCTCCTAAATGTCGTATCCTTATCAACCGACAGCAGGGGATTAGTAAAAAGCTTAATAAACAACGAAGCGCAACTTGTTGTCAATTGGCAAAGCGACCTGTATAACAATGAATATGGTAAGGAGGTAGAAGTTTTTCGTGTTTACGGCGACAATCATGCACCGTCGGAAATTTATGCCGGGATACTTTCAACAAGTGATTACCCGGAGCTGGCCAAGGAGTTTTTAGAATATGCAACAAGTGCAGAGGGAATCAGTGTATTTAAAAGTTATGGTTTCAACAGACGTAAATCATTGATTTTTTAA